ATGTACGACTTCATCGTGAAGCTCTTGAAGGACACGCGGCCTGAGCTGAAGACGGTGATGGTCGCCTACGAGTCCGACTTCGCCCACTCGGCGTCGACCTGGAAGCTCGCCCTGAAGCCCGCGCTCGAGAAGTACAAATACCATGAGGTGAAGGAAGTGGTGGACTGGGGCTGGCTGGACACAGAGATGGGCGCCCAGGTGACCAAGCTCCGACGGGCCAATGCCGATATCTGGTTCGCCCTCACGCACACGACGTCGACCTGCCCCTCTTTCAAGGAGATGAAGCGCCAGCGCGTGAAGCCAAAGCTGATCATCGGGATCACGAGCATCGCGGGCACCGAGGTGCTGATCGCGTGCCCCGACGTGGCGGAGGGTTTGATCGCGCCCTCGAACTTCGCCCCCATCAACCCGAAGGCCAAGCAGGTCGCCGAGAAGGCCTGGGACAAGTACAAGGCCGACAGCAACATCCATAGCGTACCGGCGTACGAGAACATCCACCTGATCAAGGGGCTCATCGAGAAGGCCGGAATCAAGAACACCGAGGCGTCGATCCTGGAGGACCGGCGCAAGGTGCGTGACCTCCTCGCGAAGGTCGGTACCTTCGACGGCGTGATCGGCAAGATCACGCTCCGGCCCGAAAACGACCCCGTGAAGCCACGCGACGTGGACAAAGACCACATCCTGGTTGAGGTGAAGAAGGCTAAATGGGTCATCTTCTGGGCCCCGCCGCATCTCAGAGGTGGCTGAGCGGCT
This Candidatus Rokuibacteriota bacterium DNA region includes the following protein-coding sequences:
- a CDS encoding ABC transporter substrate-binding protein translates to MKRSFRLASIVLLGALLVWPAGAGAFQEEGTLRIGGMWALSGGAAFFGKASLGLATLAVDEINEAGGLQTGGKRVKLTMHAEDDACKAEQGLTAVRRLADVHKVLFSLGPTCSSVAEPVFGTLQKRLGDAGDTGLQLLFFTDTATKFGLAKLSPWAFRNTPDEPAMYDFIVKLLKDTRPELKTVMVAYESDFAHSASTWKLALKPALEKYKYHEVKEVVDWGWLDTEMGAQVTKLRRANADIWFALTHTTSTCPSFKEMKRQRVKPKLIIGITSIAGTEVLIACPDVAEGLIAPSNFAPINPKAKQVAEKAWDKYKADSNIHSVPAYENIHLIKGLIEKAGIKNTEASILEDRRKVRDLLAKVGTFDGVIGKITLRPENDPVKPRDVDKDHILVEVKKAKWVIFWAPPHLRGG